DNA sequence from the Penicillium psychrofluorescens genome assembly, chromosome: 3 genome:
TCCTTTCACCAGCCAGGGCAGATATTACATCCCAACCAAGAGGTTCTAGGAGGCAGCTGGAGCCATGGATTGTGCGATTGCACGAATGTTGGAACATGCTGCCTGGGGCTGATCTGTCCGTGTATCATATACGGCAAAACGCAACACCGTCTGTCAAAGAAATCTCGCAAAGAAGATCCGACGAATATGCTGGGCTATGAATCGTGCAACGGCTCGTGCACTGGCATGGCTCTACTGTGTGGATGTCAATGTGAGTGAATAGACAGGAACGAAAGAGAGCGTGCTTGCTGAATAATTTTGCATCCTACAGGGCTGATGGCTACAATCCAGCACACTCGAACCAGAAAAGCATATGGAATCCACGGAAACATTGCGTCGGATTGTCTCCGCGCAACTTGTTGCACCTGCTGCACACTAATTCAAGATGAGAAAGAATTTCAGAAGCGCGAGGAACACCGCAGTCGTGCAGCCAGGGAGATGGGAGCTACATTGATGTCGCCGTATACAGCTCCGGGCCCCATGACatatccaccaccacctaAATAGTCCTTCAGCCGACGATACCCCTTGCAAACATACAGCGCAGTTAAATTCTGTATTTCTAGCGCAGCAATGTCATTAATTGTGAAGTGTTGAATTCCGTATCTCTGAGCTGTCTAGCTTCAAGAACACCATGCATGTCATGActcgtcatcatcaacagGTGCCTCTTCGCCAGGCAAATCCTCCCTTCCGTCCTGCCAAGTGGAACAGTTGACGCAGCGTAGAGCCTAGTTTATTAACCTCATTTGCACTCGCAGAGCCTCGAGATGAGTAAGCACTTACCTTCACACTAATGTACTTCCTGCAATACTTGCAGCGCCTGGTCGGCTTGATAATCCGCTGGTGCGAGATGGACATGTACAGCTGTGCAACGGCATACAGAGTCAGACTGACGCCGAGAAAATTGACAATGTTTTCGATAAACATCCTGTTCGAAATTTTGTGAGCTCGTTCGTTGTCTATTTTCGGCCTGGAATGGAGAGGGGGGAAAAGTAAACAAACCCGTAAGCCAGGATCAGCGCCCCATCATCTCTCGCCTGCTCGACGGTATTATATCCCTCGGGCTCCGTAAAGTTCGGACCTTTGGAGAGCACAGAGAATTTCTGATCCATGTTCTTGTTCAAGAAGGGGAGCAGGGAGACGATCGGCAACGCGATGTCTGACACAAAGGAGGTGACCACCTTGGTGAAAGCCTGCGCGATactttttttgtttttgaatTAGATATGGGCCAAATAGGGGTTTGGGTTGAGAGGAGCTCGAACATGAGACCAAGAGCTACCTCGAGGACGTTGTCCCGAGCGGCGAAATTGATAAAGCCATCCCAGACGCGCTTGACATGGCGCTGGGCACCGTGGCCGACGCGGAGCAGGGCCATGGTGCTGTCATCGAGTCGGGGCATTGTTATTGTCGGTACTGAGAGGTTTGCTGATAGCTCCGAAAGAGAGTTGAGGAAGCGAGTGGTTTAAGTGGCGTGGATTCTCAGGAGGGCGTCATTGCGCATGGTCCGCTGTCAGGTGGGGGGGGATTTTGATCTACAGTTGGCACGGGATGAAGTATGAAGGGATTCACGATAAGATAGAAGAATCATGACCTGAAGATTCACATCTCAACATGATTAAACTGCGCAACACAGTGACCAAAATTGGCGTCATCGGCGGGCTTTTTGGATAGTTTCCCACACGGCAGCACATACGTCTTTACGCAGACTGCACTGAGCTTCTGGTCCGTGCTCGTGTCGGTGGGACTGGAAATCCGTCGAGGTGATTTCCGCTTCTCTCCCACGATATCTTCCTCGCTGGTGTTTCCGGTTGAGTTGCTACGGTTTGTCGACAATTTTTGATGGACGACTTTGAATAGCGGTCGCATACGGGATGGCTATACTGCTCACAATAGTAGTTGCTATTAATGCATTCAGTATAGAGGATGGACGATGGGAAAGGTTTCTGTAGCTGGATTAGGCCTCGTCCCCAGCTTTATGCTACAGAATTCGCTCAACATTCTCGATTTCTAGTCTACTGCTGTAGAAGGGTAGTAGCCAAAGCCACATTACACCATTGATGAGCACTCCGCGATTGGCCCTGGATTTCTATATCTAAGAAGTATCAGAATTAGAACGAACGTCTATGGCAGATTTGATGGTTCGATCAATACCATATGAGGCAAATGAGAGTttcgcaagaagatccgcaATAGAGCGCCTTAGCAAAGCGGGATTGATTTCCTTTACCATCTAGAGCAAGAACCGGAAACCTTGACTAATGGCTTGACCGGGAAGACCATGCTCCTCATTTTCCATCTGCTGGGTCTGATTACTCGCAAGATGAgtgccttcttcctcatctaGCTTCTTATTCAGCCGACCAAGCACAATTCGAATGACTGTTGCAAAGCAGACGGACATAACCAGCATGGCTATGTTAAAGCAAAATGCCGCTATGTATCTTGGCGCAGCAGAATCTAGTGGGTTATTAGCTATTTGTGATGTCATTCTAGGTAGCGCGTCCAGGTAAGTAGCTTACCGTAGTAGAGATACGGAGTATAGATCTGACAGACATTGCTCAAGGCATTAATGAGGGCAAGAGCCGCGGCTCGCTTTGTGGctggccgaggaagaactAGATCACTGTCATTCTCAATGCTCTAGATGATTTATCAATATCCACTCACCGTTTGAAATATATCCCAGTGCTACAACGTAGCCAGCGTATATGCTCCCAATCATCAAGCACATTGCACTAGGTAAGTCAGAATAGGTACTGTATCGAGTCTCATAAGAAGACCAAACTTACACATATCGGGGAGCGAAAGATGTGGTGGCAACTGCCAGTATGAAGCAAACAACTGCTAGAATTGGTGGCAGAGCTAAGTGCAAATATCTCTCACCGGTTTTGTCAGCGTGCCACGCATTGAGAAGTACCAGAATTGTGCCAATCAAATATGGGGGAGTGGTGAGCAGCAGTGTCACTGTATCACTCTTTCCCAGACCAGCCATCACACTAAATTTGTTAGTTTATCTCAATAACTCAACCCGATTTTGCGGAGCATTTACATGGGAAAAAATGTCGTCACTGCCCCTGCAGAGGTGTAGCCGTAGATAAGGCCCAGGAGCAGCCATACTTTGTAATCTCTGTTTGCTATTAGCATTTCCAGCCATGAATTCAAGTCCTTCGTGTTGGCTTACTTGAAGGCAAGCTTTGCACCATGAAACATGGATTGATGCTCGCTATCAACCCAGTCGTCTTCGCCAATATCTGCTTCTAGTCTCCAGGCTGCAAGAACTTTCTCATCTTCAGTAAGCCACGAAGTTGTTCGTGGCAAGTCGGGAATTATAA
Encoded proteins:
- a CDS encoding uncharacterized protein (ID:PFLUO_005060-T1.cds;~source:funannotate) — its product is MSTKRAAALALINALSNVCQIYTPYLYYDSAAPRYIAAFCFNIAMLVMSVCFATVIRIVLGRLNKKLDEEEGTHLASNQTQQMENEEHGLPGQAISQGFRFLL
- a CDS encoding uncharacterized protein (ID:PFLUO_005059-T1.cds;~source:funannotate) codes for the protein MALLRVGHGAQRHVKRVWDGFINFAARDNVLEVALGLIIAQAFTKVVTSFVSDIALPIVSLLPFLNKNMDQKFSVLSKGPNFTEPEGYNTVEQARDDGALILAYGMFIENIVNFLGVSLTLYAVAQLYMSISHQRIIKPTRRCKYCRKYISVKALRCVNCSTWQDGREDLPGEEAPVDDDES